A window of Castanea sativa cultivar Marrone di Chiusa Pesio chromosome 1, ASM4071231v1 contains these coding sequences:
- the LOC142642734 gene encoding uncharacterized protein LOC142642734, translated as MAVDLYSESSNMGTSPRISFSHDFCQSDNIIPVEQHPLRSNSTGLSSGIDFDFCVRESFEQESSSADELFSDGKIVPAEIKKKVARTKQIDQYVSHPPLPPPRSMSDSSTTKQESAKESSKESKGSSNEADGKQSSKSFWRFKRSSSSGSGYGRSLCPLPPLLSRSNSTGSVPNAKRAPFSNDGSNSKQSSHKHSSMKASQSSASSSYLKPPLKKGSHGSYGNGVPISPVLNVHSANLFGLGSMFSSGKDKNKKK; from the coding sequence ATGGCTGTTGACCTCTACTCTGAAAGTTCTAACATGGGTACGAGTCCTAGAATTTCATTTTCTCATGATTTTTGCCAATCAGATAATATAATACCTGTTGAACAACACCCTCTCCGATCAAACTCGACCGGTTTGAGTTCTGGTATAGATTTTGACTTCTGTGTTCGTGAGAGTTTCGAGCAAGAATCTTCGTCTGCAGACGAGCTTTTCTCTGACGGGAAAATTGTTCCTGCCGAAATCAAGAAAAAGGTCGCTCGCACAAAGCAAATAGATCAGTATGTGTCTCATCCACCATTGCCACCACCACGTAGTATGAGTGATAGTAGTACTACAAAGCAAGAGAGCGCCAAAGAGAGCTCCAAAGAAAGCAAGGGATCGAGTAATGAAGCCGATGGGAAGCAAAGTTCTAAGTCCTTTTGGCGGTTCAAGCGAAGTAGTAGCTCTGGTAGTGGATATGGAAGGAGCTTATGCCCTTTGCCACCACTTTTATCAAGGAGCAATTCAACGGGGTCTGTACCAAATGCTAAGCGAGCCCCATTTTCCAATGATGGTTCAAATTCTAAGCAGAGTTCTCACAAACATTCATCAATGAAAGCATCACAATCTTCAGCTTCATCTAGTTACTTAAAGCCTCCATTGAAGAAAGGTAGTCATGGATCTTATGGAAATGGTGTTCCGATTAGTCCTGTTTTGAATGTTCATTCAGCGAATCTATTTGGATTAGGTTCAATGTTCTCGAGTGGCAA